One Streptomonospora salina genomic window, CGCTGACGTGCAGGTAGCCGGCCAGGTCGGGCGCGGGCTCGGCTGCGCGGCCCCGCAGCCGCTGCCAGGACTCCTCGGTGTAGTACTGGGCGACCCGGCGGATGAAGGAGGGGGCCTCCTCGGCCCCGGCGCGCGGGTCGTAGACGCGGCACCGGGCCATGGGCGGCAGCTGCGGCGCGGCGACGGCGTACTCGGGAACCGCACCGGAGTCGATCTCGGCGGTGGCGAGGGTACCGGTCACACACGGCTTTCCCGCTTGGCGCAGCGTGACGCGCACGGTGGCGACGGTGCGTCCGGCCTTGAGGACCTCGGTCTCGACCGCGGCCGGACCGGCCCCGGCGGGGCGCAGGAAATTGAACGACGAGGAGACCGCGTGCGGGTGCGGGGAGGCCTCCAGCGCGGCGCGCTGCATGACGGCCATCATGTAGCCGCCGTTCATGGCCTGGCCGATGAGGTATCCGGCGTCGAGATCGGCGGTGTAGCCGCCTTCGGCGGAGGACGCGGTGACGGCGGTGGCGGTGTCGAATCGGGTCATGGGACCCATTGAACCGAACGCCGTTCTATTCGTGCCACCCGCCCCCGGTCTGCGCTCGCGACGACGGCGGCGGGGGATGCGGATACGGCTGCGGGCGGGCACCGGTCGCGCTCCGGATGCCCGCCCGCTCACCTGCCCGGCGCTCCGGGCCTAGGCCCAGAGTTGGCCGTCGATACGCTGCTCCGCCTCTTCGAGCGTCCCCTCGTAGGCGCC contains:
- a CDS encoding thioesterase family protein — encoded protein: MTRFDTATAVTASSAEGGYTADLDAGYLIGQAMNGGYMMAVMQRAALEASPHPHAVSSSFNFLRPAGAGPAAVETEVLKAGRTVATVRVTLRQAGKPCVTGTLATAEIDSGAVPEYAVAAPQLPPMARCRVYDPRAGAEEAPSFIRRVAQYYTEESWQRLRGRAAEPAPDLAGYLHVSEEDGGPACDDPALFLPLAVDALPPVVTVFGSWRWAPTVELTWHMRAVPQPGPLMFRARADAVNDGWFDETVDLWDVKGTLVAQSRQLARSDW